The Elusimicrobia bacterium HGW-Elusimicrobia-1 nucleotide sequence CGTTAAGATAGAAGCGATAGAATACTACCTGCCGCAAAAAGTCGTGACAAACGACGACATCAAAGCTGAAAATCCTTCATGGAATGTCAAATTGTTGGAGGAGAGAACCGGTGTGCGCCAAAGGCATATATCCTCCGACAACGAAACGGCGCTGGATCTGGCATTGACGGCGTGTAAACAACTTTTCAAGTCCGTTCCGGATGCGGCCGCAAGGATTGACGGATTGATATTCTGTACGGAAAGCGAGGATTACATACTGCCTCCGAACTGCTGCATGCTCCATAAGATGCTGGACCTTCCGGAAAATGTCTTTGCCTTCGACTACAATCTGGCATGCTCGGGATTTATTTACGGTTTAGCTTTGGCCCGAGGTCTTGTTATTTCAGGGCAGGCAAAAAATATTCTGCTGATAAATGCCGATACGTATTCCAAGTACATAAACAAGCAGGACCGCGCCACAAGAATACTCTTCGGCGACGGCGCGGCCGTCACGCTGATAACTGCCGCCGGTGAAAATGATGAAAGCGGCATTCTGGACATACAGTGTGCGACTTCGGGCAAGGGATACGATAAACTGATCATACCGTCTGGCGGAAACCGCATGCCAAAAACGCCGGAAACCTCCAAGCCACTCACGGATAAAAGCGGCAATACAAGGACATTGGAAAATATCTACATGGATGGTATGGGCATTCTGTCGTTCGTAAATTCCAGAGTCCCGTCCCAGGTATCGGAGGTGCTCAACCGGAACGGTTTGAGCGCTGACCGGATAGACATGTTCATATTTCATCAGGCAAGCGCGATGGCGCTCGACTCTCTGGAAAGAATTATGGGGATACCGTCGCAGAAATCATTCAGAAACATAGGCGAAGCCGGAAACACGGTGGGTGC carries:
- a CDS encoding 3-oxoacyl-ACP synthase, with product MASNRVKIEAIEYYLPQKVVTNDDIKAENPSWNVKLLEERTGVRQRHISSDNETALDLALTACKQLFKSVPDAAARIDGLIFCTESEDYILPPNCCMLHKMLDLPENVFAFDYNLACSGFIYGLALARGLVISGQAKNILLINADTYSKYINKQDRATRILFGDGAAVTLITAAGENDESGILDIQCATSGKGYDKLIIPSGGNRMPKTPETSKPLTDKSGNTRTLENIYMDGMGILSFVNSRVPSQVSEVLNRNGLSADRIDMFIFHQASAMALDSLERIMGIPSQKSFRNIGEAGNTVGATIPICLKNALDANRIISGNTVVLSGFGVGLSWGTALVKI